The following proteins are encoded in a genomic region of Arachis ipaensis cultivar K30076 chromosome B02, Araip1.1, whole genome shotgun sequence:
- the LOC107626576 gene encoding putative disease resistance protein At3g14460 isoform X2, with protein sequence MAAALVGGAFLSGFINVILDRFLTTDAVNLVLGKKLGPDLVERLKTALLGAEALVADAEMKQFGNPSVRKWLDSLRDAVYCAEDLLDAVFTKAASQKELSSSWWSPSFFINRDRDDMVDKMEGVVTRIENLGKQKDFLGLEKIPTGSSSWRTPSSSLVRGTVYGREDDKKALIKMLNDNNEHQLSVFAIVGIGGVGKTTLAQSVYNKEEEFMKGFDLKAWVCVSENFDIAETTKNVIKEISPDTQGLEHFNSLHHTLKEKLLNKKFFIVLDDVWSDDGDKWSSFMTPFQYGKKGSIVLLTTRGKNVALAVKNCRPYFLKGLSEDYCWSVFADNASFPQSNGSAALEEIGRKIVKKCDGLPLAAETLGRLLSTKHDIEEWNKILMSDIWGFSVQKSKIIPALLISYFHLPPHLKRCFVYCALYPKDYKFEKDELILLWMAEDLLPPPKRGESFEEVGCECFDELTSKLFFTKIKHSDDYFVMHDLLHDLAIFLAGDFYCNSEELGEEEEIRIQTRHLCVNLRRCSSKLLNLISKVESLRTLLLFGDFISPDCNIEAATCDILSKCKYLRALSFCKLVVVPNSIGELIHLRYLDLSCTNIKTLPESLCKLCNLQTLMLNHCSKLTTLPSGLHNLVSLRHLDIRKTSLEEMPRKMSKLNQLHVLSYFVVGKHEENGIQELGGLVNLHGSFEIKKLENIVDVNEAKSAKMMDKKHIEELCLDWSPSNDLVSSTQKERDMLDNLQMHSGLKELKIKGYKGTIFPNWIGHCSYQNMTSVSLECCDNCCMLPSLGQLPSLKSLRIQRFHQLRSIGNEFYKNEGDHHSLHITPFPSLETLEFHYMACWEVWHVSESETFPQLRKLEITNCPMLKEEMLIQVFFIIVSSLSDVSKVRKLCIYNSNIEWLPVSMFLDGDTLSIRGCEYEKESALKAMISMNHLSCLQEIHISGYNFDVSFPANCFPKSLQKLKIRSCKKLEFPQQKKQKYDLVELQIEDSCHSLTSLSLDAFPYLKNLEISWCENLESVSMSKPLHAALQSLSIYKCHKLVSFAGEGLVAPNLTHLSLIQCYNLKALPRDMNSLLPSLQSLQISQCGNLESISMSEAPHAALQRLIISGCSKLVSFTGEGLAAPNLTHLSITHCYKLEALPRDMNSLLPSLHSLEIFCCPNICRLAEAGLPPNLKSLEVGICEQQMRDLSWMANLEALTHLRIYGYGCKNIKSYPEVGLLPHIPSLTTLEIWCFDNLETLECNELLCLTSLQQLHISFCQKLENMEGEKLPPSLLLLQIKQCHLLEEHCKNKHQLIWPKISHIPTIKFV encoded by the coding sequence ATGGCTGCTGCACTTGTTGGTGGAGCTTTCCTCTCTGGCTTCATTAACGTTATCCTTGACAGGTTCCTTACAACTGATGCTGTCAACTTGGTCCTGGGCAAGAAACTTGGCCCTGACTTGGTTGAAAGGCTGAAGACTGCTCTGTTGGGTGCTGAAGCTCTTGTTGCTGATGCTGAGATGAAGCAGTTCGGTAATCCATCTGTGAGGAAGTGGCTTGATAGTCTCCGGGATGCTGTTTACTGTGCTGAGGACTTGCTGGATGCTGTCTTCACGAAAGCCGCCTCTCAAAAGGAGCTAAGTTCTTCCTGGTGGTCGCCTAGCTTCTTCATCAACCGAGATAGAGATGACATGGTAGACAAGATGGAAGGGGTGGTTACAAGAATTGAGAATCTTGGAAAACAAAAAGATTTCCTTGGTCTTGAAAAGATTCCCACTGGTAGCTCATCATGGAGGACTCCGTCCAGTTCTCTTGTAAGAGGGACTGTTTATGGCAGGGAGGATGACAAGAAGGCCTTAATCAAGATGCTGAATGACAACAATGAGCATCAGCTGTCTGTGTTTGCTATTGTTGGCATAGGTGGGGTTGGTAAAACAACATTAGCCCAATCGGTATACAACAAAGAGGAGGAGTTCATGAAGGGATTTGATCTTAAAGCATGGGTTTGTGTCTCAGAAAATTTTGATATTGCTGAGACTACAAAGAATGTTATAAAGGAGATCTCTCCAGATACTCAAGGTCTTGAGCACTTCAATTCACTTCACCATactttgaaagaaaaattgttgaACAAGAAATTCTTTATTGTTCTGGATGATGTTTGGAGTGATGATGGTGACAAATGGAGTAGTTTTATGACCCCTTTCCAATATGGGAAGAAAGGAAGTATTGTTCTTCTGACTACTCGTGGGAAAAATGTTGCTTTAGCAGTTAAGAATTGTCGCCCTTATTTTCTCAAAGGGTTGTCAGAAGACTATTGTTGGTCAGTGTTTGCAGACAATGCATCTTTTCCACAATCAAATGGGAGTGCAGCACTTGAAGAAATAGGCAGAAAGATTGTCAAGAAGTGTGATGGCTTGCCATTAGCTGCAGAAACACTTGGACGCTTGTTAAGTACAAAACATGATATCGAGGAATGGAACAAGATACTAATGAGTGATATTTGGGGATTTTCTGTGCAGAAGAGTAAGATTATTCCAGCATTACTGATAAGTTACTTCCATCTTCCTCCACATTTAAAGCGTTGTTTTGTTTACTGTGCTTTATATCCCAAGGATTATAAATTTGAGAAAGATGAATTAATCCTTTTGTGGATGGCAGAAGATCTTTTACCACCACCAAAGAGAGGAGAGAGTTTCGAAGAAGTTGGTTGTGAGTGTTTTGATGAACTAACTTCCAAATTATTTTTCACGAAGATTAAACACAGTGATGATTATTTTGTTATGCATGATCTCTTGCATGACTTAGCAATATTCCTTGCTGGAGATTTCTATTGCAACTCAGAAGAACTTGGTGAAGAGGAGGAGATAAGGATTCAAACTCGGCATTTGTGTGTAAACTTACGTCGTTGTAGCTCAAAACTTCTTAATTTGATTTCTAAAGTAGAATCTTTGAGAACATTGTTATTGTTTGGCGATTTCATATCTCCCGACTGCAACATTGAAGCGGCAACTTGTGACATATTATCAAAGTGTAAATACTTGAGAGCTTTATCCTTTTGTAAACTTGTTGTGGTGCCTAATTCAATAGGAGAATTGATCCATCTGCGCTACTTGGATCTCTCTTGCACTAATATTAAGACATTGCCCGAGTCTTTGTGCAAGTTGTGTAATTTGCAAACATTGATGTTGAATCATTGTTCTAAGCTAACTACGCTGCCTAGTGGTTTGCATAATCTTGTGAGTTTGCGGCATCTTGATATTAGGAAAACTTCTTTGGAAGAAATGCCCAGAAAAATGAGCAAATTGAATCAATTGCACGTTTTAAGTTACTTTGTGGTGGGCAAGCACGAAGAGAATGGAATTCAGGAGTTAGGAGGGCTTGTAAATCTTCATGGATCCTTTGAGATTAAGAAGTTGGAGAATATTGTTGATGTGAATGAAGCAAAGAGCGCAAAGATGATGGATAAGAAGCACATTGAGGAATTATGCTTGGATTGGTCTCCAAGTAATGATTTGGTTTCAAGCACACAAAAAGAAAGAGACATGCTCGATAACTTGCAAATGCACAGTGGGTTGAAAGAGCTGAAAATCAAGGGATACAAGGGTACAATATTTCCAAATTGGATTGGGCATTGTTCCTACCAAAACATGACAAGTGTATCTCTAGAGTGTTGTGACAATTGCTGCATGCTGCCTTCACTTGGACAGCTGCCATCTCTTAAGTCCCTGCGCATTCAACGCTTCCATCAGCTGAGGAGTATTGGCAACGAGTTTTACAAGAATGAAGGAGATCATCATTCTTTGCATATTACACCGTTTCCCTCACTAGAGACATTGGAATTTCATTATATGGCATGTTGGGAGGTGTGGCACGTATCTGAGTCGGAAACATTTCCTCAACTTAGGAAGCTTGAAATAACAAATTGTCCAATGTTGAAGGAAGAGATGCTTATTCAGGTATTCTTCATAATCGTTTCTTCTTTGTCGGATGTTTCCAAAGTTCGCAAACTATGTATATACAACTCCAATATAGAATGGCTCCCCGTGTCCATGTTTCTTGATGGGGATACTTTATCAATTAGGGGATGTGAATATGAGAAGGAATCTGCATTGAAGGCAATGATCAGCATGAACCATCTAAGTTGCCTCCAAGAAATACACATCTCAGGGTATAACTTTGATGTATCCTTTCCGGCCAATTGTTTTCCCAAATCTTTGCAAAAGCTGAAAATCCGTAGCTGTAAAAAACTAGAATTCCCTCAGCAAAAGAAGCAGAAGTATGATCTGGTAGAGCTACAAATAGAAGACAGCTGTCATTCACTGACCTCCTTGTCGTTGGATGCCTTTCCCTATCTCAAGAATCTCGAGATATCATGGTGTGAGAATCTGGAATCAGTCTCAATGTCAAAGCCACTACACGCTGCTCTTCAAAGCCTCTCCATCTATAAATGCCACAAATTAGTGTCATTTGCAGGAGAAGGACTGGTTGCACCCAACTTGACTCATCTCAGCCTCATACAATGCTACAATTTGAAGGCATTACCACGTGACATGAATAGTCTACTCCCAAGTTTACAGTCTCTCCAGATATCACAGTGTGGGAATCTGGAATCAATCTCAATGTCAGAGGCACCACATGCTGCTCTTCAACGTCTCATAATCAGTGGGTGCTCCAAATTAGTGTCATTTACAGGAGAAGGACTGGCTGCACCCAACTTGACTCATCTCAGCATCACACATTGCTACAAGTTGGAGGCATTACCACGTGACATGAATAGTCTACTCCCAAGTTTACACTCTCTCGAGATATTTTGTTGCCCAAACATTTGCAGGTTGGCAGAGGCTGGTTTGCCGCCTAACTTGAAATCACTTGAGGTGGGAATTTGCGAGCAACAAATGAGGGATCTATCATGGATGGCCAATTTGGAGGCCCTCACTCATCTAAGAATTTATGGTTACGGGTGTAAGAACATAAAGTCATACCCAGAGGTGGGTTTGCTGCCCCATATTCCCTCCCTTACCACTCTTGAGATATGGTGCTTCGATAATCTGGAGACATTGGAGTGCAACGAGCTTCTCTGCCTCACCTCCCTTCAACAATTGCACATTTCATTCTGCCAGAAGCTGGAGAATATGGAAGGAGAAAAGCTGCCTCCCTCTCTCTTGCTACTTCAAATTAAACAGTGTCATTTGCTGGAAGAACACTGCAAGAACAAGCATCAACTAATCTGGCCCAAAATTTCCCACATTCCCACCATTAAATTCGTCTGA
- the LOC107626576 gene encoding putative disease resistance protein At3g14460 isoform X4 has product MAAALVGGAFLSGFINVILDRFLTTDAVNLVLGKKLGPDLVERLKTALLGAEALVADAEMKQFGNPSVRKWLDSLRDAVYCAEDLLDAVFTKAASQKELSSSWWSPSFFINRDRDDMVDKMEGVVTRIENLGKQKDFLGLEKIPTGSSSWRTPSSSLVRGTVYGREDDKKALIKMLNDNNEHQLSVFAIVGIGGVGKTTLAQSVYNKEEEFMKGFDLKAWVCVSENFDIAETTKNVIKEISPDTQGLEHFNSLHHTLKEKLLNKKFFIVLDDVWSDDGDKWSSFMTPFQYGKKGSIVLLTTRGKNVALAVKNCRPYFLKGLSEDYCWSVFADNASFPQSNGSAALEEIGRKIVKKCDGLPLAAETLGRLLSTKHDIEEWNKILMSDIWGFSVQKSKIIPALLISYFHLPPHLKRCFVYCALYPKDYKFEKDELILLWMAEDLLPPPKRGESFEEVGCECFDELTSKLFFTKIKHSDDYFVMHDLLHDLAIFLAGDFYCNSEELGEEEEIRIQTRHLCVNLRRCSSKLLNLISKVESLRTLLLFGDFISPDCNIEAATCDILSKCKYLRALSFCKLVVVPNSIGELIHLRYLDLSCTNIKTLPESLCKLCNLQTLMLNHCSKLTTLPSGLHNLVSLRHLDIRKTSLEEMPRKMSKLNQLHVLSYFVVGKHEENGIQELGGLVNLHGSFEIKKLENIVDVNEAKSAKMMDKKHIEELCLDWSPSNDLVSSTQKERDMLDNLQMHSGLKELKIKGYKGTIFPNWIGHCSYQNMTSVSLECCDNCCMLPSLGQLPSLKSLRIQRFHQLRSIGNEFYKNEGDHHSLHITPFPSLETLEFHYMACWEVWHVSESETFPQLRKLEITNCPMLKEEMLIQVFFIIVSSLSDVSKVRKLCIYNSNIEWLPVSMFLDGDTLSIRGCEYEKESALKAMISMNHLSCLQEIHISGYNFDVSFPANCFPKSLQKLKIRSCKKLEFPQQKKQKYDLVELQIEDSCHSLTSLSLDAFPYLKNLEISWCENLESVSMSKPLHAALQSLSIYKCHKLVSFAGEGLVAPNLTHLSLIQCYNLKALPRDMNSLLPSLHSLEIFCCPNICRLAEAGLPPNLKSLEVGICEQQMRDLSWMANLEALTHLRIYGYGCKNIKSYPEVGLLPHIPSLTTLEIWCFDNLETLECNELLCLTSLQQLHISFCQKLENMEGEKLPPSLLLLKIEYCRLLGEHWKNKHQLIWPKISHIPTIHVDYYGQIV; this is encoded by the exons ATGGCTGCTGCACTTGTTGGTGGAGCTTTCCTCTCTGGCTTCATTAACGTTATCCTTGACAGGTTCCTTACAACTGATGCTGTCAACTTGGTCCTGGGCAAGAAACTTGGCCCTGACTTGGTTGAAAGGCTGAAGACTGCTCTGTTGGGTGCTGAAGCTCTTGTTGCTGATGCTGAGATGAAGCAGTTCGGTAATCCATCTGTGAGGAAGTGGCTTGATAGTCTCCGGGATGCTGTTTACTGTGCTGAGGACTTGCTGGATGCTGTCTTCACGAAAGCCGCCTCTCAAAAGGAGCTAAGTTCTTCCTGGTGGTCGCCTAGCTTCTTCATCAACCGAGATAGAGATGACATGGTAGACAAGATGGAAGGGGTGGTTACAAGAATTGAGAATCTTGGAAAACAAAAAGATTTCCTTGGTCTTGAAAAGATTCCCACTGGTAGCTCATCATGGAGGACTCCGTCCAGTTCTCTTGTAAGAGGGACTGTTTATGGCAGGGAGGATGACAAGAAGGCCTTAATCAAGATGCTGAATGACAACAATGAGCATCAGCTGTCTGTGTTTGCTATTGTTGGCATAGGTGGGGTTGGTAAAACAACATTAGCCCAATCGGTATACAACAAAGAGGAGGAGTTCATGAAGGGATTTGATCTTAAAGCATGGGTTTGTGTCTCAGAAAATTTTGATATTGCTGAGACTACAAAGAATGTTATAAAGGAGATCTCTCCAGATACTCAAGGTCTTGAGCACTTCAATTCACTTCACCATactttgaaagaaaaattgttgaACAAGAAATTCTTTATTGTTCTGGATGATGTTTGGAGTGATGATGGTGACAAATGGAGTAGTTTTATGACCCCTTTCCAATATGGGAAGAAAGGAAGTATTGTTCTTCTGACTACTCGTGGGAAAAATGTTGCTTTAGCAGTTAAGAATTGTCGCCCTTATTTTCTCAAAGGGTTGTCAGAAGACTATTGTTGGTCAGTGTTTGCAGACAATGCATCTTTTCCACAATCAAATGGGAGTGCAGCACTTGAAGAAATAGGCAGAAAGATTGTCAAGAAGTGTGATGGCTTGCCATTAGCTGCAGAAACACTTGGACGCTTGTTAAGTACAAAACATGATATCGAGGAATGGAACAAGATACTAATGAGTGATATTTGGGGATTTTCTGTGCAGAAGAGTAAGATTATTCCAGCATTACTGATAAGTTACTTCCATCTTCCTCCACATTTAAAGCGTTGTTTTGTTTACTGTGCTTTATATCCCAAGGATTATAAATTTGAGAAAGATGAATTAATCCTTTTGTGGATGGCAGAAGATCTTTTACCACCACCAAAGAGAGGAGAGAGTTTCGAAGAAGTTGGTTGTGAGTGTTTTGATGAACTAACTTCCAAATTATTTTTCACGAAGATTAAACACAGTGATGATTATTTTGTTATGCATGATCTCTTGCATGACTTAGCAATATTCCTTGCTGGAGATTTCTATTGCAACTCAGAAGAACTTGGTGAAGAGGAGGAGATAAGGATTCAAACTCGGCATTTGTGTGTAAACTTACGTCGTTGTAGCTCAAAACTTCTTAATTTGATTTCTAAAGTAGAATCTTTGAGAACATTGTTATTGTTTGGCGATTTCATATCTCCCGACTGCAACATTGAAGCGGCAACTTGTGACATATTATCAAAGTGTAAATACTTGAGAGCTTTATCCTTTTGTAAACTTGTTGTGGTGCCTAATTCAATAGGAGAATTGATCCATCTGCGCTACTTGGATCTCTCTTGCACTAATATTAAGACATTGCCCGAGTCTTTGTGCAAGTTGTGTAATTTGCAAACATTGATGTTGAATCATTGTTCTAAGCTAACTACGCTGCCTAGTGGTTTGCATAATCTTGTGAGTTTGCGGCATCTTGATATTAGGAAAACTTCTTTGGAAGAAATGCCCAGAAAAATGAGCAAATTGAATCAATTGCACGTTTTAAGTTACTTTGTGGTGGGCAAGCACGAAGAGAATGGAATTCAGGAGTTAGGAGGGCTTGTAAATCTTCATGGATCCTTTGAGATTAAGAAGTTGGAGAATATTGTTGATGTGAATGAAGCAAAGAGCGCAAAGATGATGGATAAGAAGCACATTGAGGAATTATGCTTGGATTGGTCTCCAAGTAATGATTTGGTTTCAAGCACACAAAAAGAAAGAGACATGCTCGATAACTTGCAAATGCACAGTGGGTTGAAAGAGCTGAAAATCAAGGGATACAAGGGTACAATATTTCCAAATTGGATTGGGCATTGTTCCTACCAAAACATGACAAGTGTATCTCTAGAGTGTTGTGACAATTGCTGCATGCTGCCTTCACTTGGACAGCTGCCATCTCTTAAGTCCCTGCGCATTCAACGCTTCCATCAGCTGAGGAGTATTGGCAACGAGTTTTACAAGAATGAAGGAGATCATCATTCTTTGCATATTACACCGTTTCCCTCACTAGAGACATTGGAATTTCATTATATGGCATGTTGGGAGGTGTGGCACGTATCTGAGTCGGAAACATTTCCTCAACTTAGGAAGCTTGAAATAACAAATTGTCCAATGTTGAAGGAAGAGATGCTTATTCAGGTATTCTTCATAATCGTTTCTTCTTTGTCGGATGTTTCCAAAGTTCGCAAACTATGTATATACAACTCCAATATAGAATGGCTCCCCGTGTCCATGTTTCTTGATGGGGATACTTTATCAATTAGGGGATGTGAATATGAGAAGGAATCTGCATTGAAGGCAATGATCAGCATGAACCATCTAAGTTGCCTCCAAGAAATACACATCTCAGGGTATAACTTTGATGTATCCTTTCCGGCCAATTGTTTTCCCAAATCTTTGCAAAAGCTGAAAATCCGTAGCTGTAAAAAACTAGAATTCCCTCAGCAAAAGAAGCAGAAGTATGATCTGGTAGAGCTACAAATAGAAGACAGCTGTCATTCACTGACCTCCTTGTCGTTGGATGCCTTTCCCTATCTCAAGAATCTCGAGATATCATGGTGTGAGAATCTGGAATCAGTCTCAATGTCAAAGCCACTACACGCTGCTCTTCAAAGCCTCTCCATCTATAAATGCCACAAATTAGTGTCATTTGCAGGAGAAGGACTGGTTGCACCCAACTTGACTCATCTCAGCCTCATACAATGCTACAATTTGAAGGCATTACCACGTGAC ATGAATAGTCTACTCCCAAGTTTACACTCTCTCGAGATATTTTGTTGCCCAAACATTTGCAGGTTGGCAGAGGCTGGTTTGCCGCCTAACTTGAAATCACTTGAGGTGGGAATTTGCGAGCAACAAATGAGGGATCTATCATGGATGGCCAATTTGGAGGCCCTCACTCATCTAAGAATTTATGGTTACGGGTGTAAGAACATAAAGTCATACCCAGAGGTGGGTTTGCTGCCCCATATTCCCTCCCTTACCACTCTTGAGATATGGTGCTTCGATAATCTGGAGACATTGGAGTGCAACGAGCTTCTCTGCCTCACCTCCCTTCAACAATTGCACATTTCATTCTGCCAGAAGCTGGAGAATATGGAAG